The Thunnus maccoyii chromosome 24, fThuMac1.1, whole genome shotgun sequence DNA window gtggacttttcctttaaaggaCCAGCGTGGcaaaatttagtggcatcttgcagtgaggttgcagactcACTGAACACCAACTGAACACCTCTCCCCTTCCCCCTCCAAGCATacaggagaacctacggtggcttAGAAACTCACGAAAAACTTGAAAGGCCCTCTTTAGAGctagtgttttgtttgtccattctgggctactgtagaaacatagcGGTccaacatggcgggctccgtagAAGAGAActtgctccctatgtagatataaagagctcattctaaagtaacgataacacaacaattcttattttcaggtaattaaaaactaattaaaacatacttatgaacgTTCTactggatgccactaaattctacacactgcacctttaactcaTAGTTGCCTTTTACCTCAGAGGAAGTGTGTGATTATTAATCAGCTGATTTGATTTTTGTCCTtgtccattattattattattattattacggATCTTCATCAGAGCAGCTTCTTTGATCCAGCACTTTCACAGTCGCCTCGCCGACCCATGACCCAAAATCTACATTTGCATCAGACAAacgtattttaaaaaaactacaaaactacttAAAAAAGGCTCAGAGAGTCGggttaataataacaaaaataaaagcacagtaGAATTTGGCCTCATTGCTTTGCTTTGATTGTCTTGTGTTTGGCTTGCTAGTCAGGATTTGGAGATTTTGGGAAAGAGAgtgggaggggaggtggggggtgggggggttagGAGAAGTCCCACACGGCCTCGGTGGCATCGGCGGTGGTTGGAGTCGGAGCGTGGCAGGACGGGCCGGGAGGGCAGGATACGGGAGGGTCCTCGGGGCTGGTGAGGGGCGCCGCTGGGTACATGAGGCTGAGGAAGGAGTCTCGGGTATGCCTCTTCACCTGTCACAAACAGCACAACTGCTTAAACACCGCCACAAAACAATTCTAGGGAAAAGATAAGTTGTGTCTAATGGCTCATTACAGAACAATAATCTAACTAATCAGTGAAATCTGAGGTTTTCGGTGCATAACcaataaataacacacaatacacatgGGGTTGCATCTCTGAAGGCAGTTCACTTTGAATATTGAGTATTGAAAGAGCGGCTATAACAAATAGGATGatgaattttaatgtttctgcctctttatatacagtcctAACCTGCAAATAAGATCATGAGCGCTCTATGTTTAATTCATTGATGTGTGCAGATTTGAGATTTTTACTCATGAAACTTCACATGACAACAATTTCACAAGGAAATGATTTTACCTGCTTGAAGAAGGCGTGGGTCAACAGTGCAGATGCTGATGGTCTGTAgaagacagaagacaaaaacagatgaTTATGTCATCATATCCGATCAACTGTCAATTAAAGCTGACTGTTCCTCTAAAGTAAAGACCTGCGCTcgggctgctgctgcagacacagCTGGACCAGGTTGTGCAGGGTGGCCGAGTGGTTTTTAGGTCCAGGGCTCTGAGGTCGGTCGGTGGGAGGGGCGGTGGCGCTGTGTGTCAGGCTCCCGGTGGCCACGCTCTCCCCAATGCCAGAGTCCACCCCTGAGCGTGAAACCTTCAGCCCCCCGAGTTCACCCAGCGGGAAAGGAGCCACGTCCAGCAGGCAGCAGTGAGAGCCACGCAGCTTCTGGAGCAGCATCTGAAGATGAAGATTCAAACAGTGGACGAAAGGGCACGGTTTGTAATTTGTgtgaaccaaccctttaaatGTGAATCTGTACACTTTCAACAGCAGTTCGAATGGAGGTGTTTTCACTACCTGAGTGGGTGGCATGTCCTGGAAAGGCACCCTGCCGCTGACCAGCTCACAGGCCACAATGCCCAAACTGTAGATATCCGACTTCACTCCGTAACCGTGCAGGTCCTACTGAGGGCAACAccatgagagagaggagacacaatAGATTAGAGTAAGGCTGGAAAAAACTGACATTACAATATTGTTGCTTTCtgaaatattcattaatatGTAGCTTGTAGGTACAAGACTTCCACTGGGAAATAATGTATCATTCTAATTTTGATCTGAACAATTTTAGAGAAAGAAATAACTTAGCCAGTGATGCCAGTGTTTTCAGTTAACACTCGACTcacgttttgtttttgttcactaATTTATTCAGTGAGGAGAAGTGTCAGCTCATGTCATACAAGCATAACAGAATCTAGCGAGGCCTGACCTGTCGCAGTAGTTCGGGGCTGAGCCAGGGCAGCAGGGCGGGGCTGTGATGGGGCATGTCGAACACTGCCCGCATCCTCTTCCCCTCACGCATCATACTGTAAACACTGTGGAGCCCTGAGAGGTAGACACGCCCCTCTCCTGACAGCAGGATATGACTGGCCTTCACTCCCCTGACAGacataaatgtttataattttaatatatgttttttcattgtatttgaG harbors:
- the stradb gene encoding STE20-related kinase adapter protein beta isoform X1, with the translated sequence MSFLDCSCISHAQVQPMDIEEHYEDTSHQFLSSDGSEYTLQGPAGGDDITGLSAEPAHYQLLAELGRGFNNLSQVIMARHVPTGQLVAVKQTNLDECTEEELLQLMNEVLLSRLFRHSNLLTSRLVFSSCCQLWVLTPLMAYGSADTLLRTYFPDGMSESLIAYLLYGVLKALEYLHRMGYVHRGVKASHILLSGEGRVYLSGLHSVYSMMREGKRMRAVFDMPHHSPALLPWLSPELLRQDLHGYGVKSDIYSLGIVACELVSGRVPFQDMPPTQMLLQKLRGSHCCLLDVAPFPLGELGGLKVSRSGVDSGIGESVATGSLTHSATAPPTDRPQSPGPKNHSATLHNLVQLCLQQQPERRPSASALLTHAFFKQVKRHTRDSFLSLMYPAAPLTSPEDPPVSCPPGPSCHAPTPTTADATEAVWDFS
- the stradb gene encoding STE20-related kinase adapter protein beta isoform X2, producing MARHVPTGQLVAVKQTNLDECTEEELLQLMNEVLLSRLFRHSNLLTSRLVFSSCCQLWVLTPLMAYGSADTLLRTYFPDGMSESLIAYLLYGVLKALEYLHRMGYVHRGVKASHILLSGEGRVYLSGLHSVYSMMREGKRMRAVFDMPHHSPALLPWLSPELLRQDLHGYGVKSDIYSLGIVACELVSGRVPFQDMPPTQMLLQKLRGSHCCLLDVAPFPLGELGGLKVSRSGVDSGIGESVATGSLTHSATAPPTDRPQSPGPKNHSATLHNLVQLCLQQQPERRPSASALLTHAFFKQVKRHTRDSFLSLMYPAAPLTSPEDPPVSCPPGPSCHAPTPTTADATEAVWDFS